In Capsicum annuum cultivar UCD-10X-F1 chromosome 7, UCD10Xv1.1, whole genome shotgun sequence, one genomic interval encodes:
- the LOC107876550 gene encoding uncharacterized protein LOC107876550: MFKQKLVEDDAIEVTHGCSATMDSKFVEKKNDLEAFTIPCTIRTHEFAKVLCDLSTSINLMSYLIYKKQVLDTPTPTSMQLLMEDRSIKRLVGILFDVLIKLDKFILPADYIALDCEMDHKVPIILGHYFLAIRRAVVDLEMGVMRFWVQKDKVSFKIYKSKKQTVELYVVSVVDVENKTMKD; this comes from the coding sequence atgtTCAAGCAAAAGCTCGTTGAGGATGATGCCATTGAAGTTACTCATGGGTGTAGTGCTACCATGGATAGTAAATTtgtggaaaagaaaaatgacctcgaagcattcaccatcccttgcACCATTAGAACTCATGAGTTTGCAAAAGTTCTTTGTGACCTTAGTACAAGCATCAACCTAATGTCGTATCTCATCTATAAGAAACAGGTCTTGGACACTCCTACACCAACCTCGATGCAACTTTTGATGGAAGACAGATCCATAAAAAGGTTGGTGGGTATATTGTTTGATGTCCTTATAAAGCTGGACAAATTCATTCTCCCGGCAGATTACATTGCATTGGATTGTGAGATGGACCACAAGGTGCCTATCATTCTTGGTCATTATTTCTTGGCCATTAGGAGAGCCGTTGTTGATCTAGAGATGGGAGTGATGAGATTTTGGGTGCAAAAAGATAAGGTCTCCTTCAAAATTTACAAGTCAAAGAAGCAAACTGTAGAGCTCTATGTAGTATCTGTGGTGGATGTTGAAAATAAGACAATGAAAGATTAG